Part of the Megalopta genalis isolate 19385.01 chromosome 6, iyMegGena1_principal, whole genome shotgun sequence genome, CCTAAGCGAAATAGTGATCGTCCTTGGAGAACTGTGAAAACCATTTTTCTGCCGAAACGAAAATTTGCGCAACCCGGTTCTCCGTGTTCGCATCATTCGATTTGTTTCTATCGAACGAGTCGCGTCGTTTCCATTTTTCCGAGAAGAATGTTATGCGCGCAATGATTCGAAACGTTTTTCAGGTGTTCACGCTAACAGCGGTCGAAAAGTCGCTGTACAATATACTCATGATGTTATCGTACGGCATTCCGATGTTGCTGTACTTTTTACGATACGTCGGTTTCATGCTCAATTTTCCCATAGTAAGTTGGCAAAGACGTCGGTATCGTTTCAACCGCGTCGACTGCGACAACACAATTTTCTAATCTTTATAATACACGTTGCTGTTTCCTTTTCATGCGGCCTCAGATAAAATCATTGTACGAAAACATCGTACAGGATTACAATACGCTGAAAAATCCCATCGAAGCGGAAATGTTCATGAAACAAGTGCAAGAGACAAAGCGCGTGGTTTTTACATTAACAGGTAAAAGGTATTCGTTTAACTCATTTATTAGGCTCCGAACAATCGCATGTCGCGTTACAGTATTTTCAAACGTTCATTTTCTCGCATCCAACAGTGTCGCGGTTCGTGGTGAAACAACAAATGTTCGGAAATTGTGTAACTAACACTCGATTTGGCACGCGTCCACGCAACCGTTTttgctcgtttttttttctttatgtattttatacacttttttatttatatttttctttacaTATTGGACATTGTTTACTGTGAAAATACTAACCATGAACGGGGAATCGTATCGGCATACGAAGAATTGAACGTGCAGCATGCATAACGAATATTGATAGTAAACGGTGACATCGTGATCTATACAAAAGGCAGTCGTAGTCCCGTTTTATAGCGAAACGTGTAACGTCAGCCGTCGGTTAAATACGCGCACCAGATTGATCTCGGATGATAATTTTCTCGAGAACGAACGTCGTCGACGCACTATTATCGTTATCTTTGTTTGCGCCACGAATTTTAGCCGGTTCCGGATGTCTCTTACGAGAAGCAGCTCGCAACTGAAAATATTAGAACCGTGATTTGTTCGATCGACCCTTGCAAGGCGTACGCTTTTTACGATTTACGCGATTATTTATCGATCGTCGTTCATTTATTACCGAGCCTGTCTCGTTTACCTTCTTGTCGGGCTTAACGCGGATGCTTGATAATTTGAACTGTGCTACTGAAAGACTAGAATTTCGATGAAACATTTGTAACTCCTGCTCGGAATGGATTCGTGTCACGCCACCCGAGGTTCAAGTGCATATCTAATTGATGTTACCACGTGTGTGACACGCGATTGGTGTTAATCAAAGTATGGGATCGAGTAAGATTGTAAGTTGGCTCGAATCTAGCTTGATAGTTTTAGATATTTTGCgaatacagcaatttctcttctctaattcgcgcacagattgcgcacaaaaatggacaatttgagaagaggagatactattattcatACTTCGTTGCTCGTTTTacgtagtcgccgattgtcgacaactataaaaacgagagacgcaaggctcgaataatcgtattctcctcttccgaaattgtccatttttctgcgcaatctaagTGTAAATTGGGGAGAAATTGTTATACCTTGGAATAGGAAGTATAGTGGAGTAAATGAGACGCTAATCGACGCAGAGgacatttatattttcaaagtGATACATCCTATTCCTTTTTCTAACACCCGACTTGATCCGATCCCCTGATTGGTATTTCTCACATTCACGAACGTCGCACAGAATgcaatatatttttgtacacAGTTACAATTGACTACCTCGCTCGTCGTACTGTAAGCATACGCCTGCAGTGGACAATATTGAACACAAACTCGTCTATTCGAATTCTAGCCCTATCGGGTGGAGTAGTGCTCTTCGTATTTGCTACGTTACTGGTTCCTACGCTACTGCGATCGCACCTTCAGATTCATTATCTGAAAATTTTCGGATTCTTTTACAACGAGACAAGCGTGCAAACCGATTTAGTTTGCTGCCACCTCGTACTGGTAAGCACGATTGGTATAATTGCGTTAGCAGGTACGGAAGCGACACTGGCCGTTTCTTCCTTTTACCTGTGTGGACTGTTCGAAATCGCCAGGTACGTTCGAAATCAATTTCTCTATTTTTTCCCCATTGCGACACTGATCCTCGCCGCGGGGACCGTTCGAGCGAGTGTAATACTTTTAGCTTGTTTCACAGCGGGAAGCGTTTGACACGTACACCGTCGACCTTAAAAACTGGTCAAATCCTTTGAAAAATCGCTTCGgatataaatcattttaatGCTCGAAATTGAACAATCGGCCGACGCGATTATCGATCTACAAGGTGTTCTAGCCGACGTGATTCGATCCGGTTCATTTTTCTTTAGAAACTGCGGGACAATtacgagagaatttactgtacgggGTGTCTCGTTCAAGTGCCTCGCCTAATACCATAAATTATCTGTTGCAATTTTTACTGCAATTTTATCTGTTACCAGTTGAATAATTTGTTGTCTTTATCCtaacaacttttgtaggaacatttattttttaataattaaaactCCTTCCGAGATATCCTGTTGTACACTCGCTTAAACAAGACACCCGGTATGTCGTCGGTGTTCGCTCGATTCTGTCCGCGTATCGCGTCAGAGACTCGAATCAATCGTCAGTGTCTCTGCTCTcgaatgtaaataaaaaaatcaagACGCGACGACTAGTttacaaaattcatttttattgcaacatattcgaacaaaccGAATGTCACCGGGATCTTTCGGACACGAATGTGTTTGGAACACCTTCCGCTACGATACATTTTTGCCGGTCTAGTTTCGgtttctaattttctaatttctaatttctaattcgGTATCTAATTTCTAATTTCGGTTTTAATGAAATTACTTAGAATTCGTGGGAAAATTTGCGGTTGATTTTCGGCACTTAGCGTGTGAACGACGTTGCGTAAAGATGAGACGTTTTGCTCGTTTCCTGTTGACGAAACGAGTCGAATCCCGGTCACGTGTCGACCGGGTGTCCATTGGACACTTTTTACGCGTCTCTGACCTAAATCCTGCCGGCGATTCGAAGCTACGCGTAGAAAATGTCAGCCCTCGAATCGACGATAGACAGGTCGCAAGCAGCAATTTCAGTAACATTCATACGTTTTCAGTTATCGAATACAAATGGCTGTGAAAGAGATGTCGGAATCGACTGCACTGATGGTGCTAAACATACGGCCGGCGGTAACGATGCACCAGCGAGCCATTAAGTTCGTACCCCCATTCAAATATTCTAGCAACCCTGTCGGTGTGTATTTCGTAACGTCGTTCATTTACTTTTTCCTAATTCGATCGTTGAAAACACACCGGAACGTTATAATCTCGCGAACGAAGGCTGGCTGCAGATCTAGCGAGGAACATGATGAATTCGTATTTAGTGGCCATCATAACGGTTGTCGTCTCATTTGCTGTAAATTTATATCGCGTAAGCATTCGTAGAATCGAAGGGATTGCGGCAATAAGGAACCCAGCTCCATTTTAAAAAGATTCTTGGTTTAATACTACTATCTATTATAAATAACTAGAGAAATTTCACTTGTCTGACCAATAATGGAATAAAATATAACTCTGATTTAACTTATAAATATCTACTAACGTAAATGTAATAACGTGCCACGTGGTGGAGACGCGAGTGAATTTTCCGAACACAATGAATTCTTCCTAAATTGACTGTTTAGATTGtgcatgaaaatggacaatttgggaagagggggtgcaattattcgagccttgcagctcgtttttataactgttgaaaatcggtaagtataaaaacgagtcgcaagtctCGAATTCGGaagtcccctcttcccaaattcttccCAAAAAAGGCTTcctcgtccatttttgtggacaatctgagggtcaattagggagacattactgtacagtgaattctccctaaatcGACTGCTCAGATCCtgcgcgaaaatggacaatttgggaagagggggtgcgattattcgagccttgcatctcgtttttataattgttgtaaatcggtaactacaaaaaagggccgcgaagctcgaataattgcgtCTTcttttcgcaaattgtccattaccATCACGATTAATTAGTCACAATGGTAATCGCGACAAAATCTATTCTTCTTTCATCGATTCGATTCTCTTTAAGGGACAGTTTCTATTTCCTCTGAACTTTGCACACAACTTGTGAACTTTACACTTCCACCCACGATTGGAAATCCGGATAACATTCTTCGTTTTCAATGATACAATAATAAAGTGTTGTAGAAAAATATTCAGGCGTTCTATTATCAcgtattttctctctctctctctctctctctctccgtgtattccaatattatattaatatttctgttcAATGTAAATATTTATCGACACGATTGGTCGGCGGTCGATCATGCAACTTGCAGCGCATTCGCAACGGCGGTACAGAATTTTGAATGCAACTTTACTCCTTATTGCAGCAGCCCTTTCGACTGGAATTCGAGACAAAGTCTTAGATAGGAAGTTCTTATCTTCGCGTCGAAAGAAGCGTAACGAGATTGCGTTTGGTGTGTGACAGCTTTACCTAGCGGTTATGCAGCTGGATGAAATAGATAACGTCCTTGTCAGCCTGCAGTTCGTTTTAGCGCATGTCATAATTATGTTCTCGAACAACTATAGCGGGCAGAGACTGATCAACACCAGCATCGGGATCTTCCAGGGCACGTAAGTCGACATTCCGATAACAATGGTGAAACTGTAACAGAATCGTTACACAAAGTTATGGACGATCGTGCAACAATACAATTCTAAGCTGTAAATATAGAGGATCGAAAGATAGTCGAACGACAGGTGTAATTcgataaaatatataatctattaaaattaatttactataatttattttataatattatatataattaatattatataattatattaatattatataataatctatattaaatatataatataataaaattataatcaaATTATAATAAGTTAATCAAATAATAATTCAATGAAACAGGTATAATTCGTTGTGGTACCGTATTCCACCGAAGTCGCAAAAAACGctattattcatattaatgaAAAGTGCGACCGAAGTAAGGTTCAACCTTTCCGGTTTATTCACCCCGTGCTACGAAGGCTTTACGTCGGTAATTAATCACTATCATGTTCTCTAAACCCTTGTACGCTCCTCGCAAGCAGTTGCACAAAAGGTCTCGGAATGCTTCATCTATCCTCGAATTGCactttagatgaaaaattgCTTCGCGCACAACgttacatttttcaaaaaaaagGGAACAAATATGTTTACATATCttggaagagagagagacagggagaaATCCGGCGTCTTCAAATATACATAGCAAGAGAATGATCGAAATTTTGTGCTCTGTGGAACGTATGGGGGTTGACGGTAGTTCTTCAGTTTCTCCAGATTCATCGAATTTCTGTTTCAGATGATGAGCTCTTCTTTTTCATATTTTACTGTTCTACATTCGGTTCAGTAAAACATTGCGAATCGTCCATCAAGATAGTAGCAACCGTAAAGGATTCATAGAATAAGCTACATAATGTTTTTCCGATGAAGTATTCAGGATTTTTCCTGATTGCATGCGATTTCTCCAAATTTCCGTCTATAAATACAAAACGATCCGCACAGTCGAGTgctaatatacagggtgccccaaatatgtctcgcaatccaaaagtggcgggttcctcgggtcatttgaagcaactttttcctttacaagaattttcCTCGAGACacgattccttttttcttttttcacgaTTTTACGGAAAACGGGTCAGAATGTTCTGGATTGTTATATGTTTACGATACTGTTGCATTATAGTGCAAATAACAGTTACGATAACACGATTCAGtctaaatagaaatataataatattttactcAGTGTCACAAATGCTCATTTACCCATAAACCTCTGCTATTCGTTAATGTTAAATTCACATTTCAATCAACAGTAATTTAGCTCTAATCTCGTTACTCGTCGTAAGAATATTCGACGAGAACATCGCGTATTGTTTCATTAACACATTGTACGCAAAGAGACGATTTTGCTTTCGAACGAAGAAATCGGGCCTGTGTCAAAGCtatcttttaataaattaatgtatTAATTTCCTCGCGaaatttcgcgcgcgcgcgatagaATTTCTAACCCGAAAAACCTTCGAATTTTAGTCAACGTATCTTATCGTCAGATTAACATTATGCTATTCAAGAGAATTTATAACGCGAGAAACCTTTGAATTTTAGTCAACGTATCTTATTGTTAGATTAACATTATGCTGTTAAACCGTCGTCTAAGATCTTTAACGCTTAACCAACGTTCTTCCGAATCATTGCACGATCAGTTTTATTTCAACGTCTCTAAACGTAGATAAATATCGCAAAGATCTATTCCTCGACAAACATAATCCAACATAATTGAGAGAGAAAGAACTAACAAAAAATCTAAAAGACATTGAGATCTAAAGGACTAACAAGTCCAATTGTGTATCAAAATATTTTGTACGAAATTACGCAACAATATTCTAAGTAaagtaaaatatacaaataataactaataataaataaatacaaaataaataataaattataaagcacGTAAAACTGGTGACCATAAATCGAATGATACATCTAGTTGTGCCCCCATATATTCGAGTAGCCGAAAGCTAGTCTCTTGTCAAATCTGTGCTACTCTCTGTGCTGTAGAATCCACTGACAATGCCGAAGACTCGTAATTAGCGTAATATGAAGCCTAGGGAATTTTGTAACCCAGGATACCAGTATTCTAAATATAATATACCTTCGATACAGCGTTTACTGCTCACTAAAATAATGGAGAAGTTGTCTTCCAATGGGTTACCTTCCACGTCGGAATTCCAGGAAATAAGCAAGTCTATACCGGTGCCAAAGACATTACGGCAATGGTAATTGGTTGGGTTGTAAACTGGATCAGCACTTTGTCAAATAAATCCTTCAAGACAATAGACGACATATATAAAAAGCAAAAGAAACTCACACGCGGGAACATATACGACTGCGCGCGCCTACTCTTGGATGTCATTCCCGTGTCCTGGTGTCCAACGAACACTGGCAATCGTAAAAGTAACTTGCAATTCGATCAATTTTGTGCACAGCGAGAAAGGGTAGTGCCAATAGAACGCGAACGGAAGGTAGCAATTGAAATTAATTCTAGCCGACCTGCATGAACTTAGACATCTGTCGGATATTCCCAACGGAAACTTCTTGCATAAAGTATGACTGCGAAGTGTAATTGGAGGACGCTATGAATTTTCCACATTTCTCCTGCTGTCCTCGACGAAGATGAACGTGTTCCAGACGTATTACAGTGTCTTCTATTCTGTGATGTGCTTTGCTGGCTTATGGCCGTTCGATGAATCTATCATGTCGAGGATTCGAAGAACGGCTGTTCTTCTGACTATGTTCGCCTCCATAGTGATCCAGGTGACAAAGATTTCGTTTATGCAACAGTCTGCCTCCGAtatatgcagtaaattctcacaAAATTCTCCCTCAGCTTTtatataaaaatggacaatttaggaagaggagatacgattatttgaacctcgcgaactcgtttttatatttaacgATTGTCAACAGGtataaaaagaagaaagaatttattgtatacggttaaattctccctaatcgacgttcAACTTGGAAAggaaaaaattgacaatttgaggcgagaagatacgattattcaagtctcgcggctcattttcatGGTCaacgattgtcaacgattatggaaacgagcctcgagactcgaataatcgtatctcctcgctCCAAATTATCAATTTTCGTGTCCAAATGGGAGCGTCGACCAGagggaatttattgtacaagctgagcgacaattggagagaatttattgtaaatacATAAATAGTTTTGCTCTTTGTCACGAGTccgtgatggagatttctagcAATAAACCTGATCGAGAAACGCTGTTTCATTAACGTTTCAAATCTTCATGAAGGAATGAAATATCTTTCAGGTATCCTCTATAAAACATGTAGAATTGACATTCCAGAATATGCTTACCACGTTGTCGTTTACCTTACCGCTGCTGATGTGCTTCTTTCGATACATTGGTTTCGTCATGAATTTTCCTGCAGTAAGTATGGAGAAGCTCCGAGATTGGCACTTGGCTAAATGAATAATTAAAGGGAGACTCGTGTAAAAGGTTGGAAAAGTTGAGCTTTCCTCATCAGTTTACATCTGAAAGATTCGCACTCGTAACTGCAGATCCGTAATCGACCTAATTTAACCATGTTTTCAGGGAAATGATACTTATTACTTAATGTACGCGTAGTTTTTCATAAGAAGTTCATTTTTTTCTAAACACGGAACACTTATTTTCGTCTTTCAGTGTGTAACTAATCCTGCAAGTATTTTTTAAGAATACTGAGCACAGTTTTGGTGAACGAAGGTTCTAGCGCAGGtcgttctacagggtgtcccaaatgtTACTCGTAATCGGGGAATGAGGGATCATTCCTCGGGTcacttgaagtaattttttcctttacaaaaattttctccgaggcatcgttaacgagttattaacgaaaaacagtgaccaatgggaggtcgcgtacggctgacgctccgccctcgcgatcaCTGTCACTGCgccagcgcgacgcggcattggccgcatgggcggagcgccggccgtgccaacgatctctcattggttactgttttacGTCAATAGCTCggaaacgatgcctcggagaaaatttttgtaaaggaaaaagttacatcGAATGACTCGAGGAACACCAGATTTCCCGATTTATAAATAACTTTCAAAAATTTACTTCTACAATTTATGAATAACTTTTAGGACACCCTAGTGTTATATGAGTCGCCCCTTTTCGCTGCAGCTAATAATTCACGATCTGCTCAAACTTGTTATAATCTCACAGCTGCTTTTTCATGTGTCTTCAGGTGAAGTTTTTCCTAGAAAACTTACAGCATGATTACGACATGTTAAAAAATCCTGACGAGATGGAAATTTTTACAAATAATTTGAAAAAGTCCAAGCAGATAATTAACATATTTTTTGGTAAGAATAGTCGACGGTTGTTCTTCCAAGGCAACGGAATTAAAAGGCTCCAATTACTGTTATACAAAGTTCGTATTCATAACGCTGTTAGAAGGGATGTGTGCTGTGATCGCGGTCTGCGAGCAGTAATAccctaaattctccctaattgacgctcgaattgttcgcttttgtgcgcaatctgagcgcgaattagggaattACTGTACGacgttattttaatataaaaataagaaaaaagtctataattatttattatagcgAATCCTCGTCGATTTCACAGTTCCTCAAGTATGTTAAGGTTATCATTCTGAACAACTTTTTCTTATAAATGTTACTGAAATATTTCTTAGATTCTGTGCCGAGATTCTAAATTGGAACGAGCTTTGAGTTAGGTCTGAGTCAAGCCTGACTTAGATCCgggttattaattttaataaacttttaataaattaatttaataaatcataatatatattatattaaagtaattaatataataattaattatactataatagtataatatagtatatagtatagtgtatagttattatactatatagtatatagtataatataatatagtataataattcatatactatattaaattaattaattcaataaattataaacTTTTCATaaacttttaataaatatccCATCTTTTGTCTTGATTTTGTTATACAATTGCAGCTCAAAAAGTGACCGTCGTTATTTCACTTCGCCCCTTCCTCGAATCGAGGAATCGTTGATTTTTTTATAAGTTGTTTTATAAGTTAAGTAAATTGCAATACCGGTGATCGATGTTTCCGGAAGGAATGCTTCCGGAAAAATCTTTTAATTAGTCGATTCCTTGGAAGAACATATCGAAGAGCGACAGCAGTCGACAAATTGTCGTATCGAATTTCAGCGATGTTGTCTATAACACTGATTGCCGCAATATTGCTGATACCAATTCCTATACTACTACATACGTCGATTCATCTCAACATCATGCAATCGCTTGGATATTTCTATTTTGAGTATAACATCGAATCCAACTTGATTTGTGGACACGCCGCCATCACGAGCTTCCTCTCTATAATGACATTTGTGTGCACGGAAGGAATCCTCTCTGTCATTACATTCTATCTACGCGGACTGTTCGAAATTGTTTGGTACGCGttctaaatattataatatgtattgtACAAACATAAACACTAATTAGTACATTCTACACCGCCGAACTAGCACGCACAGGCGTGCATTGGCGAGCACGCGCGTTCCATTGAATTCACTGCTTACGCGCCTAGTCCTAAGCACAGCTTTCGTTTATCAtgaaattgtttgaaattgTTTTTATCGATTCAGCTACCGAATACGAAGCGCGGTTAACGATACAGCTAGCAAATTGATTACATCGGAACATATAGACATTGGTCCTGCTGTCGTCCTCCACCAGAAAGCATATCAGTTAGTAATTTCTATATAATATGTTACTACaacatttattttgtatataatacTACTATTTCATTGCGTATATTATGCATCTCGAACAAAAGGCTCGGCGATTCTGTAGGAAGACATATGACCTTATCATATCTAGTAATAATCCTGTTAGTTATCGCATCGCTTGCCATGAATTTATATCGCGTAAGTATTGCCGAAATTTAGAAAAAAAAGCGATACACAAATCGCAAATTATACTttcatacagggtgtctcggaaCTCGTTCGAAGTGACAACGTTTTCCTTTGGGAAAAACTTGGCTATCGTGTCAACCATACGTACGTGCGAGACGGAATTATATTCTCATATtagtcactatagtggcgtgtcgttctaaaagattatatccgcggaagccactatagtggcgcgtcgtgcctaaaaggttaagaaaaGAGCCGCTTCAAATTATCTCAGGGATCACCCGTTTCCAGGTGTAGCGGGAGTTccgggacaccccgtatatgAAGCATGGATATATGGCGAAATAAATCTTTATTTCTGTCAGTTGTTTGTAGGGATCGTGGAGATGAAAAAAATGCAAGATCTTATTGTTCCATGTATATTAACAGGAAATCATTTGATAGTCTTATTTCTATGTAACCATTGCGGCCAGGAATGTGCGAACAACAGTCATGAAGTTTTCAATGAAGCGTAAGTCTGCACATTTGCTTGTTACCCGTCCTGCGAGAAAATACACAATGTCAGACACGTGACAATTGTATTAAGCGATTCGTTAAAAGTTCTATCCACAATTAAGAATATAACCTGTTTCTGAAGTGAATAGGTacgcacagggtgtcccaaaggtGTCTCGCAACCCGGAAATagtgggttcctgaggtgattcgaagaaattttttcttagcgaaaatgcaatccgcggcttcgttcacgagttattaacgaaagacagtgaccaatgtgaggcgagctcgactgacgcgagacggccgcgCCTACGCGGCCATTATTAACCaaaaacactaaccaatgagaggcgagcgcggccgCCTAGCTCCAGTCAagttcacctctcattggtctctgtttttcgttaataactcgttaacgatgcctcggagaaaaattttgtaaaggaaaaagttacttcaaatggcctcaggaaccccctaatttccggattgcgagacattcttgggacaccctgtagtacgCCTATACATATGACAAGAGAATAATAAAACAACGCTATTGAATAAACTAGATACAATTCACTGTGGTACTGTATACCATCGGAATCACAAAAAATGTTATTGCTGATCTTACTATTTAGTTTTAAAGAAGTGCGCTTTAATTTTGGCGGTTTGTTGTATCCATGTTACGAATACTTCACAAAGGTAATTAACTCATCCAATTTATGCCGAATTCGGAATGATTTTCAGTTGTAATACAGGAACCAGAAATTTTTGTTCCAGATGGTTAGCACCTCTTTCTCGTATTTCACTGTTCTTTTGTCGCTCTAGTACCGCGTTACGGGACGACACTAATATGATAGTAGAATTCTTAGCGGACCAGCATTACAGCGATGTCAAATATTACAAGCAATATACTACACGATTGAAATTGAGTACGGATTCAAACGTATCACAGTTTTACGTATTCGTACATGCTTCGTTGTAATAATCGTCGCATATTTAAAAAGGTAGATCAGAATGAGAGTGTAAATAATATTCCATTGGCGCCGGACAAGGTTGTAAAACCTGCTCCGAAAGCGATTTAACCGCCGCGCGTTAAATCGAATTTAGAGCAGATTTGCTCGCCTTATTCAGATAGGCCCTCGGTACCCTATTGGTCTAATTTAAGTGTTCTTAAATTAGTGGGTTATAATtatagtggcgtaagtcgcattTTTCTCATTGTGATAAACGGGGATCGTTACTGTTTACTAgctaaatttatttttatctataTTACTatgtaactatataactatataactatataactacataactatattttattttttatccaTAATTTCTTTTTATCGTCTTTCTATCATTTTGGCAGACGTGACCGTGACTTTTCGAAAGTGCGACTTGCGCCACTGTGATTTGGGCCCGTTCAAAACAGAACCACTAGCGAAAATTTTAGAATGTCTGCTTTATATCGTTCCGAGGTTAAATTTTGCATAGTTACAATAACTTTTGCAGCTGTCGAAGTTGGAAGTCCACCCACGTGATTTCCAATGGGACGACGAACAGCGCTTACATCTTTCTCTTGCTCACCATATTCACCGGACATCGCAATTTGCAAACTCTTTCGTGTGTAGGGAACTCCGGAAGAACTGGAATCCTTCTACATAACCTGCAAATATTAGATAGAatcaagaacaataaaacgTGCGGATACAGTAGTATTTCATGAGATGGCTAAATGCGATAAATT contains:
- the LOC143259626 gene encoding uncharacterized protein LOC143259626 isoform X4, translating into MDVFRQKYNVYYSVLYMTGLWPHNQSLLSKFQRTMFPLLTLCCIAIQVFTLTAVEKSLYNILMMLSYGIPMLLYFLRYVGFMLNFPIIKSLYENIVQDYNTLKNPIEAEMFMKQVQETKRVVFTLTALSGGVVLFVFATLLVPTLLRSHLQIHYLKIFGFFYNETSVQTDLVCCHLVLLYLAVMQLDEIDNVLVSLQFVLAHVIIMFSNNYSGQRLINTSIGIFQGTYNSLWYRIPPKSQKTLLFILMKSATEVRFNLSGLFTPCYEGFTSMMSSSFSYFTVLHSVQ
- the LOC143259626 gene encoding uncharacterized protein LOC143259626 isoform X1, which encodes MDVFRQKYNVYYSVLYMTGLWPHNQSLLSKFQRTMFPLLTLCCIAIQVFTLTAVEKSLYNILMMLSYGIPMLLYFLRYVGFMLNFPIIKSLYENIVQDYNTLKNPIEAEMFMKQVQETKRVVFTLTALSGGVVLFVFATLLVPTLLRSHLQIHYLKIFGFFYNETSVQTDLVCCHLVLVSTIGIIALAGTEATLAVSSFYLCGLFEIASYRIQMAVKEMSESTALMVLNIRPAVTMHQRAIKLAADLARNMMNSYLVAIITVVVSFAVNLYRLYLAVMQLDEIDNVLVSLQFVLAHVIIMFSNNYSGQRLINTSIGIFQGTYNSLWYRIPPKSQKTLLFILMKSATEVRFNLSGLFTPCYEGFTSMMSSSFSYFTVLHSVQ
- the LOC143259626 gene encoding uncharacterized protein LOC143259626 isoform X2, with amino-acid sequence MVPRCSRTTIRISRTYRLRCRYRDGRVPTKRTMFPLLTLCCIAIQVFTLTAVEKSLYNILMMLSYGIPMLLYFLRYVGFMLNFPIIKSLYENIVQDYNTLKNPIEAEMFMKQVQETKRVVFTLTALSGGVVLFVFATLLVPTLLRSHLQIHYLKIFGFFYNETSVQTDLVCCHLVLVSTIGIIALAGTEATLAVSSFYLCGLFEIASYRIQMAVKEMSESTALMVLNIRPAVTMHQRAIKLAADLARNMMNSYLVAIITVVVSFAVNLYRLYLAVMQLDEIDNVLVSLQFVLAHVIIMFSNNYSGQRLINTSIGIFQGTYNSLWYRIPPKSQKTLLFILMKSATEVRFNLSGLFTPCYEGFTSMMSSSFSYFTVLHSVQ
- the LOC143259626 gene encoding uncharacterized protein LOC143259626 isoform X3, with translation MMLSYGIPMLLYFLRYVGFMLNFPIIKSLYENIVQDYNTLKNPIEAEMFMKQVQETKRVVFTLTALSGGVVLFVFATLLVPTLLRSHLQIHYLKIFGFFYNETSVQTDLVCCHLVLVSTIGIIALAGTEATLAVSSFYLCGLFEIASYRIQMAVKEMSESTALMVLNIRPAVTMHQRAIKLAADLARNMMNSYLVAIITVVVSFAVNLYRLYLAVMQLDEIDNVLVSLQFVLAHVIIMFSNNYSGQRLINTSIGIFQGTYNSLWYRIPPKSQKTLLFILMKSATEVRFNLSGLFTPCYEGFTSMMSSSFSYFTVLHSVQ